Proteins from one Leptospira meyeri genomic window:
- a CDS encoding UvrD-helicase domain-containing protein, whose product MDHPLLHKPKFIEASAGTGKTHLIMEMLGDIMKNDVENNISENRILNTLILTFTEKAAGELKARLKAKILELSDNGNKPGFYRYLRDLDQVTIATIHGFCNMVLKEYPIETQNNPNVRLVNADEIINKNFYLLKRNHWGGKNSDLLAKDLIESKTLENEQTITITVSKILSNTKNYHFPKAITLESILGSPNIEIIVTSLTQIIDSLRGPIGQKIQSQGNKVTIEKWIENWLLFESFLSAIDSKSPELLKIELQRITGLKRSSDGTTYQGFSYFLLEGKTVAKDLNTEASELQSSIKIVISLLEETFPIDQIDMNGVWFLQETTLRLVEDTKQHLKTGESLTYDEMILKVHETLVRLPNQSLIQSLKERYQVCILDEFQDTDKNQYQIFRSLFVDPNDKTRMLFCIGDPKQSIYGFRGADIGIYLEAASDFNDSKGNLTTNYRSTKEIINGLNLLFHNKEKDLGETNFFPIEEPGSKKEDYQYHPISYPELSDIKYQYIDPNEFGIHVIQYQENIQNVSSARNIWAESIKNEILSFQQNKQTLTYKKKGTDTAQTVKLKDIAVLCGSKKDTELIERTLSKAGIPCSIYKQRGIFQSREADQIENLLECLAESNNSRSYKRILFSDLFGVKPEDLPRYNEHSIDSYEKSLMDVWLKLIRDNRYAAFFRSVMDETKVLWNHNLKNLEWERKRTNYRQIFQRLLEFQIRSNANLTELLTELKKLKQTKSSPEEEPLFDRETEDDAVQILTIHASKGLEWPIVFLYYFGTRAQSISNYEYPTLVEENKKKERRWILSLWDSKNGKQNEFKHFLNEQKRLLYVALTRPNLRLYLPKLSWGKDSFQKSGYGNILFSELQRIQDSFVGPSESQNSFLFRSETHIDFIRKNNTSKDVNENKKKKTNPIVLPIEVKAGRILLQHSYTSLQSTQTHPIKQNNDTPKEIEEPLDSELYQTKSKLPSNSKVGNFLHRILELCDFSIFELETEKILKHPSWNWAYSQSFRQYPITLQQISTESLEKNVLDLLKQAMTAEITLADGSTFHLSTLKPEEKSSELKFHLYVQKMLEKSGTALTPGFENYLKGAIDLVFCKNGKYYIADYKSNLLPNDLYDTDAVTIAVVEKGYMIQKSVYALILFDYLSSLYGDALALDRFGGVYYLFLRGMGAFQNAGIYSDLKTSEKKWTLETFQNIRKEILSYIQEASVSLEKHHL is encoded by the coding sequence ATGGATCATCCCCTACTCCATAAACCAAAATTTATAGAAGCATCGGCAGGAACGGGCAAAACTCACCTCATCATGGAAATGTTAGGTGATATCATGAAAAATGATGTAGAGAATAATATTTCAGAAAACAGAATCTTAAATACATTGATTCTCACTTTTACGGAAAAAGCGGCAGGGGAGCTAAAGGCAAGACTCAAAGCAAAAATTTTAGAACTTTCAGATAATGGAAACAAACCAGGTTTTTATCGATACTTACGTGACTTAGATCAAGTTACGATCGCAACCATTCATGGATTCTGCAATATGGTTTTAAAGGAATATCCAATTGAAACCCAAAACAATCCAAATGTTCGTTTGGTGAATGCAGATGAAATTATAAATAAAAATTTTTATCTTTTGAAACGAAATCATTGGGGTGGAAAAAATTCAGATCTATTGGCAAAAGATCTGATTGAATCGAAAACGCTAGAGAATGAACAAACCATAACGATCACAGTATCAAAAATTCTTTCCAATACAAAAAATTACCACTTCCCGAAAGCCATAACTTTGGAGTCAATTCTTGGTTCACCAAATATTGAAATAATCGTCACGTCCCTAACCCAAATCATTGATTCCTTACGAGGCCCTATCGGACAAAAAATCCAATCCCAAGGAAACAAAGTTACCATCGAAAAATGGATTGAAAACTGGCTTTTGTTTGAAAGTTTTCTCTCTGCTATCGATTCAAAGTCTCCTGAGCTTCTTAAAATAGAATTACAACGAATTACTGGATTAAAAAGAAGTTCCGATGGTACAACCTACCAAGGTTTCTCCTATTTTCTGTTAGAAGGGAAAACGGTCGCAAAAGATTTAAATACAGAAGCTTCAGAATTACAATCATCTATAAAAATCGTAATATCTTTATTAGAAGAAACATTTCCGATCGACCAAATCGATATGAATGGAGTGTGGTTTCTACAGGAAACAACACTTCGATTAGTCGAGGATACGAAACAACACTTAAAAACGGGGGAATCTTTAACTTATGATGAAATGATTTTAAAAGTTCATGAGACTCTTGTAAGATTACCAAACCAATCCTTAATCCAGTCATTAAAAGAACGATATCAAGTTTGTATTTTAGATGAATTCCAGGACACAGACAAAAACCAATATCAAATTTTTAGATCTCTTTTTGTTGATCCCAATGACAAAACAAGGATGTTGTTCTGTATCGGGGATCCAAAACAAAGTATTTATGGGTTTCGCGGGGCTGATATTGGAATTTATTTAGAAGCAGCGTCGGACTTTAATGACTCCAAAGGTAACCTAACTACAAATTACCGATCCACCAAAGAAATTATCAATGGCTTAAACCTACTATTCCATAACAAAGAAAAAGATTTAGGAGAGACTAACTTTTTCCCAATTGAAGAGCCAGGCTCAAAAAAAGAAGACTACCAATACCATCCAATATCTTATCCTGAACTTTCAGATATAAAATACCAGTACATCGATCCGAACGAATTTGGAATCCATGTCATTCAATACCAAGAGAACATCCAGAATGTCAGCTCAGCAAGAAATATATGGGCGGAGTCCATTAAAAACGAAATCCTATCCTTCCAACAAAACAAACAAACTCTAACCTATAAAAAAAAGGGAACTGATACCGCTCAGACTGTTAAATTAAAAGACATAGCGGTGTTATGTGGCAGCAAAAAAGATACAGAATTGATTGAGAGAACTCTTTCCAAAGCAGGAATCCCCTGCTCTATCTACAAACAAAGAGGGATTTTCCAGTCAAGAGAAGCGGATCAAATAGAAAATCTATTAGAATGTTTAGCTGAATCGAATAACTCCCGCTCCTATAAACGAATTTTATTCTCCGATCTTTTTGGTGTAAAACCAGAAGACCTACCAAGGTACAACGAACATTCAATTGACTCCTATGAAAAATCACTGATGGATGTTTGGTTAAAACTCATTCGAGACAATCGTTATGCGGCTTTTTTTCGGTCTGTGATGGATGAAACAAAAGTCCTTTGGAATCATAACTTAAAGAACTTAGAATGGGAAAGGAAACGAACTAACTATAGACAAATTTTTCAGAGACTACTTGAATTTCAAATCAGGTCCAATGCAAACCTGACTGAATTACTTACTGAACTTAAAAAACTCAAACAAACCAAGTCTTCACCAGAAGAAGAACCACTTTTTGATCGCGAAACCGAAGATGACGCTGTTCAAATTCTAACCATTCATGCTTCCAAAGGATTGGAATGGCCTATCGTTTTTTTATATTATTTTGGAACCAGGGCACAAAGTATTTCAAATTACGAATACCCTACCCTAGTTGAAGAAAACAAAAAAAAAGAAAGAAGGTGGATACTCAGTCTTTGGGATTCAAAAAATGGAAAACAAAATGAATTCAAACATTTTCTAAACGAACAAAAACGGTTACTATATGTTGCATTAACAAGACCCAACCTTCGATTGTATCTACCAAAGTTATCTTGGGGAAAAGATTCTTTTCAAAAATCAGGCTATGGAAATATTTTATTCAGCGAACTGCAAAGGATTCAGGATTCATTTGTAGGGCCTTCTGAATCTCAAAATAGTTTTCTATTCCGAAGCGAAACCCATATCGATTTTATTAGAAAAAACAATACGAGTAAAGACGTTAACGAAAACAAAAAAAAGAAAACAAACCCGATTGTTCTTCCTATCGAAGTGAAAGCAGGAAGAATTTTATTACAACACAGTTATACAAGTTTACAAAGCACTCAAACTCATCCGATAAAACAAAACAATGATACCCCGAAAGAAATTGAAGAACCTCTTGATTCGGAGCTATACCAAACAAAATCCAAACTTCCTTCCAACTCAAAGGTTGGGAATTTTTTACACCGTATACTAGAGTTATGTGATTTTTCGATTTTTGAATTAGAAACTGAAAAAATTTTAAAACACCCTTCATGGAATTGGGCGTATTCACAATCCTTCCGGCAGTATCCGATCACATTACAACAGATATCGACTGAATCTTTAGAAAAAAATGTTCTGGATCTTTTGAAGCAGGCAATGACTGCAGAAATCACTTTGGCAGATGGATCTACTTTCCATTTGAGTACTTTGAAACCAGAAGAAAAATCTTCCGAACTAAAATTTCATTTGTATGTACAAAAAATGCTAGAAAAATCCGGCACTGCGTTGACCCCAGGATTTGAGAATTACCTCAAAGGAGCCATCGACTTAGTATTTTGTAAAAATGGGAAGTATTACATTGCAGACTATAAATCCAACCTCCTGCCAAATGATCTCTATGATACCGATGCAGTCACGATAGCAGTGGTTGAAAAAGGATATATGATCCAAAAGTCGGTTTATGCTCTCATTCTTTTTGACTACCTTTCCTCTCTTTATGGAGATGCATTGGCTTTGGATCGTTTTGGTGGAGTATACTATTTATTTTTACGTGGCATGGGTGCATTTCAGAATGCTGGCATCTATTCTGACTTAAAAACATCAGAAAAGAAATGGACTTTGGAAACATTCCAAAACATCAGGAAAGAAATTTTATCTTACATTCAAGAAGCATCTGTTAGTTTGGAGAAACATCATTTATGA